GGGGCGTCAGGACACAAGGGCGCCCGCCCCCCACGGGAGAGCGCGACACCCGCACGTGACAGCAGAGAACGTAGAGCAGCGCCGCGCGGAGGCTCCGATCCCTTAGCCCGTAGATGAGAGAACCCAGACAGCGGGGCAGTTGAACGAAGCAGACAAAGAGAAGGGTTTGGACCAGGACAAAGTCCAGCCGGCTCAAGGAGGCCGCCAGATGCGCCATGATGATGCCGTAGAGCACCGACGTCAGGCTGAGGACAAGGTGCAGCAGGTGCAGCAGCAGCGTGCGGCCAGCTTTGCGGAGAGACTCTTTGTCGGTGGCCGCCGACCTGGCCGACAGCGCCACGCCCACGAAGCTGAAAAGGATGCTGGAACCGGCCCACGCAAACAGGAAGCAGCTGAAAACGTCGTAGTACACTTTGGACACGGGCGAGAGGAAGAAGACGTTGAAGGTGCACAGCTGCGCCGTCATTCGCTCAAAGGGAAAGGTCTTCAGCAAAAGGCCCTGGACCACAACGTTGAGACAAGAGACGGTCCACGCGGCCAGCACGGCCCGCGCCGTGTTCCCGGCCGTCGCCACCGAGACGTGGCGCAGCGGCCGGCACACGGCCACGTATCTCTCCAGCGACATCAGCGCCAGCACCAGAGGCGAGATCCTGCCCAGCAGATTGGCCAGCAGCACCAGGGCGCCGCAGGCCGAGTAGCGCAGGCTGACGCCGGCGTTGGAGA
This genomic window from Syngnathus typhle isolate RoL2023-S1 ecotype Sweden linkage group LG6, RoL_Styp_1.0, whole genome shotgun sequence contains:
- the LOC133155179 gene encoding odorant receptor 131-2-like, translating into MDSWTCCVWFEVWATARSGPVTAISGHVLWCEASNTLNRCLLDHLLLDRGPSAAAQGRGLAGIKRGGGARRLRTLLQLERDFFLRKVSAGLMEVVSAGNATAAARASLSQRAAVGVLTTGCCAVFLFVNGWTLFTLQSKSLFRETSRYVLLFNLLLADTLYLSLSQLLYLLSNAGVSLRYSACGALVLLANLLGRISPLVLALMSLERYVAVCRPLRHVSVATAGNTARAVLAAWTVSCLNVVVQGLLLKTFPFERMTAQLCTFNVFFLSPVSKVYYDVFSCFLFAWAGSSILFSFVGVALSARSAATDKESLRKAGRTLLLHLLHLVLSLTSVLYGIIMAHLAASLSRLDFVLVQTLLFVCFVQLPRCLGSLIYGLRDRSLRAALLYVLCCHVRVSRSPVGGGRPCVLTPRDAVKHYAHRKKKGKALNSALSCGCKTCAVRT